Within the Prochlorococcus sp. MIT 1300 genome, the region AACTTTTACATAACCTTAACTAGTGGACATTTATCTTGAAACCCTCGCTAAACAGAGCATCAATTACTACATAACCTGTCATTTATGTAGCAATTCAAACTAAAAGAGTTGCTCAACTGAAAAGTTCTATATTCAGAAAGTTACGCTGCATCATCCTATGAACTGTTTAAATAAATCGGATTACTAACCAATATTATGGCTTATTTAAAAATTTTTAAACCTTGTAAAAAATTAAACAAGCATCCAATTGCTATTCTTAAGGCCTTAGATGCAACTAATATTCGTGCCCAACTATTCTCAGCTTAACCAAGTCATGTATGAAGTAATAATTCAAACGTTTATGTTACCTGTAAGAGTCAAAGCCTGAAATAAACGGAAAGACTTGGTCATCCTCAAATACTGAATTTTCATAATTTTGATCTTCGGCAACAACGTCTTGATTCCCTAAATCGTTATCTTCTTCACTTGGAAGCATTACCTTGCTCTCAGAACTATCGATATTTTCATCCTGAAGAGGAGTTTCCTGAGAGGGAGGAGTCCAACCTTTAATCAAAGCTTGAACAGGGGCATTAAAAAAAAGAAATGTTGTACTTACAAAGACTAGCGGCGCAACCAGCAGCAACAGTTTCTGAATAGTCTTCATCAGCATTTGGTTGAATAGCACCTATGCACATAATAACTATATGGGATTACCTGACAACAGGCCTCGAGGAGGCGCGTTGTTTAGACTTGTTAATCATCTTTAAGAATATATTTGTAGAGACTCTATGTATAAAATGAATTTACTCATAATAAATATAGAAAATAAACATTAAAACTTTAATGGGAGGTACCTTTAAAATCAAATAAATACGACAATCTACCTAGCTCAGAGAATAGTGTAGATAAAAGTTAAAAGTTTATGAGATAGTAAAATAATTTATTTACAAGTGCAACAAGATGACCAGGATTAATTTAGTATGTCCTAGAGAATTGTCAGACCAGCATCTTTTAGCCGAATATCGTGAGATTTTTATGGTCGGCTCTGCTTTACAAAGATCCTTAAAGGCTAAATCCTGGAACAAAACTATTAAAGAGCTTCCCCAAGAGTTTACATTAAATAAGGGGCACGTCAAGTTCTTTTATAACAAAGGAAAGTATCTTCATAAAAGGTATATTAGTCTGATCAAGGAAATGCAATTGAGAGGCATGAAGACTGATCCTAACCGTAAATTCAAAAGAGATCAATGGCCAAATGAACTTTATAACGACTGGGCCCCTAATGCAAAAGACCTAAGAATAATAAGGGAACGAATTAAACTGAAAATTGATCAAAAACCAGAATGGTATAGGTGGTCTAAAAATACTCTAAGCTCAACAACTAAGTAAACAAAGAAATATTTATATGGTATCCGCTATAAATTTAAGCTCATTTTTCCAACAGCCGAAACGGCTCTGCTTTAACAGCTGTAAGTAGCTGCCATAACTACAACTTGGCTTAGCTAATTCATACCATCTCTCATCGGGGTAAAGAGGTAATAAAATTGTAGCTTTTTTCCCCATAGAAGCACAAAGATGCGCTAAAGCAGTATCAATGGTGAAGACGCGAAAATCTGATATTAGGGTTATAAGGTCAATTAATTTTTTGTCGAATGGTGAATACAGATCAATGCCCATACCCTTCAGGATGAATTTCTCCCACAAATTCCAATCTGTTATATCAATAATTACGACCTTTGGGTATTTATCTCGTAGTTGTTTATAAAAGCAACAAACATCTTCGAACTGAACAGAACGCATAAAACAAGAAAGCAAGTCATCAACTCCTTTAGATTGCCAACAAAAAACAAAGCCTTTTGAAGTATCTCCAGAGCTATAGGAATCAATCAACCATGATGCATAGCTCAGACGAGAGTACATATAAGAAGTAATTAGTTCAAAGTCCAATGAGGTATAACATGAAACTGGATCATCACTTTCATTTGAAATTATAGTCCATTCCACGAAAGGTAAATATTGTAAAAGTTCACCAAATTGCTCAGCTCTACCTTGACTTATCTCCACATGAACTGATTTAGCTGTAAGACTATTCCACCAAAATAAAAGTGAGAAAAATTGTAGGTGGTCTCCTATTCCGCCATTAATATTTATCCTAATACTAGAACTATCTTTGCTAGATCTCGACTTAAACTCATTAGCAACTTTCTCCATTCGTTTTTCTGTAACCAATGTCAAGTAAGGATTTGCCTTACCTTTAATACGAGCAATGCGATAATGGATCTTCTGCTGATAAAGAATTGGCAGTTCATTTGTGTAATCAGCAAGCCAATCTTCCACCTCTTCGTACAGGCCAAGGCTTAAACCCCAATGAACCAACTGAGGCAACTGAGGGTGGGCTGGGGAAGCCCGCCATGCTTCTTTCAACCACTTGCGAGCATGGTCAAGATCATTTGTGAACAATGGCCAGGGTGATTGGTTTACAAGCAATGCAAATTGGTTTTAGAACTAACTAAGATCCATTCATAAGACCTTTAGGAATTAAAAGGTAGAACCTTGCTATTCCGTAGCCTTATGAAAGCACTTCCAAAGAGTGGTCTTGGCAAACCAAAACCCTAAGAACCTTCCTGGCCTAAATACAAGAGCAATCCATCACGGCAAAAGCTTCGCGTCCGAGACCGGAACGGTCATGCCTCCGATTTTTCCCAGCTCAACCTTTATGCATGGGAACCCAGAAGGCTTCGACTACACACGCTCTGGGAACCCCAATTTCCGCATCCTTGAATCATTGCTCTCATCTATTGAAGTCTGTAAGTTTTCGTCAGTATTTGCTTCTGGAGTAAGCGCTATTACCGCTATAGCCTCAACTCTCAAGTCAGGAGATCTCGTGCTATGTGAGGAGAATTTATACGGCTGTACCGTTAGATTATTTGAGAAAGTATTTGAGAAATTTGGTATAAGAACTCAATGGGTCGACTTCACAACTCCCGAAGCATTAAATACTATAAAAACTATTAAACCAGCCATGGTCTGGCTGGAAAGTCCGACTAACCCACTTTTAAAAATTATAGATATAAAAGAAGTTTGCGAAGTAGCTTCTTCAGGGGGAATACCTGTAGTAGTTGACAATACCTTTTCGACACCAATTATTCAGCGTCCCCTAGAACTTGGGGCAACACTTTCGTTAACCAGTACAACTAAGTATATAAATGGCCATTCGGATGCACTTGGAGGGGCAATATGTACACATGACAAGCTGTGGCAAGAGCGATTGTGCTTTGCACAAAAGGCACTTGGACTACAGCCATCACCTTTTGATTGTTGGCTAATTACTCGTGGGATTAAAACCCTCCCACTGAGATTAGAACGTCAGGTCGCTAATGCAGCTGCTATTGCTGATGAACTCGCAAAACATCCAAGAGTCAACTGGATTCGCTATCCCTTCCGCTCAGACCATCCCCAACAAGCAATAGCGAAAAAGCAAATGCAATCCGGAGGAGGAATAA harbors:
- a CDS encoding pyrimidine dimer DNA glycosylase/endonuclease V — translated: MTRINLVCPRELSDQHLLAEYREIFMVGSALQRSLKAKSWNKTIKELPQEFTLNKGHVKFFYNKGKYLHKRYISLIKEMQLRGMKTDPNRKFKRDQWPNELYNDWAPNAKDLRIIRERIKLKIDQKPEWYRWSKNTLSSTTK
- a CDS encoding PLP-dependent aspartate aminotransferase family protein yields the protein MANQNPKNLPGLNTRAIHHGKSFASETGTVMPPIFPSSTFMHGNPEGFDYTRSGNPNFRILESLLSSIEVCKFSSVFASGVSAITAIASTLKSGDLVLCEENLYGCTVRLFEKVFEKFGIRTQWVDFTTPEALNTIKTIKPAMVWLESPTNPLLKIIDIKEVCEVASSGGIPVVVDNTFSTPIIQRPLELGATLSLTSTTKYINGHSDALGGAICTHDKLWQERLCFAQKALGLQPSPFDCWLITRGIKTLPLRLERQVANAAAIADELAKHPRVNWIRYPFRSDHPQQAIAKKQMQSGGGIITARVNGDAKDTYLFCKALKHFTMAESLGGIESLVCHPATMTHASVDSEMKKHLGIDENLVRFSIGCEDLSDLIDDLNQAFAQTK